One segment of Streptomyces sp. XD-27 DNA contains the following:
- the rsgA gene encoding ribosome small subunit-dependent GTPase A gives MRRYGKHTDEDDVRVRPNRKGNRPRTNIRPKHEDAAEGFVLTVDRGRITCLVEDRTITAMKARELGRKAVAVGDRVAVVGDLSGAKDTLARIVRVETRSSVLRRTADDDDPYERVVVANADQLAIVTALADPEPRPRLIDRCLVAAYDAGLEPLLVLTKCDLAPPDTLLETYAPLGVRYVVTSREELADGGAADRVRERLADRVTAFVGHSGVGKTTLVNALVPDRMRATGVVNAVTGRGRHTTTSALALPLPDGTGWVIDTPGVRSFGLNHIDPSRVIRAFPDLEPGTAECPRACSHDEKDCALDQWVADGHAEPARLYSLRRLMATRERREGD, from the coding sequence ATGCGCCGTTACGGCAAGCACACCGACGAGGACGACGTCCGGGTCCGCCCCAACCGCAAGGGCAACCGGCCCCGGACGAACATCCGCCCCAAGCACGAGGACGCCGCCGAGGGCTTCGTCCTCACCGTCGACCGGGGCCGGATCACCTGCCTCGTCGAGGACCGCACGATCACCGCGATGAAGGCCCGCGAGCTGGGCCGCAAGGCCGTGGCAGTCGGGGACCGGGTCGCGGTGGTGGGCGATCTGTCGGGGGCCAAGGACACCCTCGCCCGGATCGTCCGGGTCGAGACGCGCTCCTCCGTACTGCGCCGCACCGCCGACGACGACGATCCGTACGAGCGGGTGGTCGTGGCCAACGCCGACCAGCTCGCGATCGTCACCGCGCTCGCCGACCCCGAGCCGCGCCCGCGGCTGATCGACCGCTGCCTGGTCGCCGCCTACGACGCCGGTCTGGAGCCGCTGCTGGTGCTCACCAAGTGCGACCTCGCCCCGCCCGACACGCTGCTGGAGACGTACGCGCCGCTCGGTGTGCGGTACGTGGTCACCAGCAGGGAGGAGCTGGCCGACGGCGGCGCCGCGGACCGGGTGCGCGAGCGGCTGGCGGACCGCGTCACCGCCTTCGTCGGGCACTCCGGCGTGGGCAAGACGACGCTGGTCAACGCACTGGTACCGGACCGCATGCGGGCCACCGGGGTGGTGAACGCGGTCACCGGGCGCGGTCGGCACACCACCACCTCCGCGCTGGCGCTGCCGCTGCCTGATGGCACCGGCTGGGTGATCGACACCCCCGGCGTGCGCTCCTTCGGGCTGAACCACATCGACCCCTCCCGCGTCATCCGCGCCTTCCCCGATCTGGAGCCGGGGACGGCGGAGTGCCCGCGCGCCTGCAGCCACGATGAGAAGGACTGCGCGCTGGACCAGTGGGTGGCGGACGGCCACGCCGAACCGGCCCGGCTGTACTCGCTGCGCCGGCTGATGGCCACGCGCGAGCGGCGCGAGGGCGACTGA
- a CDS encoding multidrug efflux SMR transporter translates to MAWLLVVVAGLLETGFAVGLKLSHGFTRLWPTVSFCVFALGSFGLLTLALRKLEVGPAYAVWTGIGAAGTAIYGMAFLGETVSTLKLVSISLVIAGVIGLQLSGAAH, encoded by the coding sequence ATGGCGTGGCTGCTCGTCGTGGTCGCCGGGCTGCTGGAGACGGGCTTCGCCGTCGGGCTCAAACTCTCCCATGGCTTCACCCGGCTCTGGCCGACGGTCTCCTTCTGTGTCTTCGCGCTCGGCAGCTTCGGGCTGCTGACGCTCGCGCTGCGGAAACTGGAGGTGGGGCCCGCGTACGCGGTGTGGACCGGCATCGGCGCGGCCGGGACCGCGATCTACGGGATGGCCTTCCTCGGGGAGACGGTCTCCACGCTCAAGCTCGTCTCGATCTCCCTGGTGATCGCCGGGGTCATCGGCCTGCAGCTCTCCGGCGCCGCCCATTGA
- the aroA gene encoding 3-phosphoshikimate 1-carboxyvinyltransferase: protein MTGTETSPVAHDALWPAPLAHGAVDATVTVPGSKSVTNRGLVLAALAAEPGWLRRPLRSRDTLLMAEALRSMGVGIEETVSHSAFGAGGPSGGGEAWRVIPAGPHGPATVDVGNAGTVMRFLPPVAALADGPVRFDGDPRSHERPLHGVIDALRALGTRIDDDGRGCLPMTVHGSGALDGGRVTIDASSSSQFVSALLLSAPRFNQGIEVRHVGAALPSLPHIRMTVEMLRSAGAAVDTPESGGEPNVWRVAPSALLGRDLVVEPDLSNAAPFLAAALVTGGRVTIPDWPEHTTQPGDALRRIFTDMGGSCELTERGLTFTGTGRITGIDADLHEVGELTPVIAAVAALADSESVLRGIAHLRLHETDRLAALAKEINELGGDVTETEDGLRIRPRPLHGGVFHTYEDHRLATAAAVLGLVVDGVQVENVDTTAKTLPDFPGLWSGMLGRSGQPAGATTAPRG from the coding sequence ATGACCGGCACTGAGACTTCTCCCGTCGCTCACGACGCCCTCTGGCCCGCTCCGCTCGCGCACGGAGCGGTCGACGCGACCGTCACCGTGCCCGGCTCGAAGTCGGTCACCAACCGCGGACTGGTGCTCGCCGCGCTGGCCGCCGAACCCGGCTGGCTGCGCCGCCCGCTGCGCTCGCGCGACACCCTGCTGATGGCCGAGGCCCTCCGCTCCATGGGCGTCGGCATCGAGGAGACCGTGTCGCACAGCGCCTTCGGCGCGGGAGGCCCCTCCGGCGGCGGCGAGGCGTGGCGCGTGATCCCGGCCGGACCGCACGGCCCGGCCACGGTCGACGTGGGCAACGCCGGCACCGTGATGCGCTTCCTGCCGCCGGTCGCGGCGCTGGCCGACGGCCCCGTCCGCTTCGACGGCGACCCGCGCTCGCACGAGCGCCCGCTGCACGGCGTGATCGACGCCCTGCGCGCGCTGGGCACCCGTATCGACGACGACGGGCGCGGCTGCCTGCCGATGACCGTCCACGGCAGCGGAGCGCTGGACGGCGGGCGGGTCACCATCGACGCCTCCTCGTCCTCCCAGTTCGTGAGCGCGCTGCTGCTGTCCGCGCCGCGCTTCAACCAGGGCATCGAGGTACGCCACGTCGGCGCCGCGCTGCCCTCCCTGCCGCACATCCGGATGACGGTCGAGATGCTGCGCAGCGCGGGCGCGGCCGTGGACACCCCCGAGTCCGGCGGCGAACCCAACGTGTGGCGGGTGGCGCCCAGCGCGCTGCTGGGCCGGGACCTGGTCGTGGAGCCGGATCTGTCGAACGCGGCGCCGTTCCTGGCCGCCGCGCTGGTCACCGGCGGCCGGGTGACGATCCCGGACTGGCCGGAGCACACCACCCAGCCGGGCGACGCGCTGCGGCGGATCTTCACCGACATGGGCGGTTCCTGCGAGCTGACCGAGCGGGGCCTGACCTTCACCGGCACCGGCCGGATCACCGGCATCGACGCCGATCTGCACGAGGTCGGCGAGCTGACCCCGGTGATCGCGGCGGTCGCCGCGCTGGCCGACTCCGAGTCCGTCCTGCGCGGCATCGCGCACCTGCGGCTGCACGAGACCGACCGGCTCGCGGCCCTCGCCAAGGAGATCAACGAGCTCGGCGGCGACGTCACCGAGACCGAGGACGGACTGCGGATCCGCCCGCGCCCGCTGCACGGCGGCGTCTTCCACACGTACGAGGACCACCGGCTGGCCACCGCCGCCGCCGTCCTCGGCCTGGTGGTCGACGGCGTCCAGGTGGAGAACGTGGACACCACAGCGAAGACGCTGCCCGACTTCCCCGGACTGTGGTCAGGCATGCTCGGCCGGTCCGGACAACCGGCCGGGGCGACCACGGCGCCGAGAGGCTGA
- a CDS encoding M50 family metallopeptidase produces the protein MDTTNAAELWDRVVGSQPDPSRWLVVSAGVVALAVVVYRTTWVIARNAITIAHEGGHGLVALLSGRRLDGIRLHSDTSGLTVSRGKPTGLGMILTAAAGYTAPSLLGLGGAWLLAANHITALLWGATALLVAMLVMIRNAYGMLTVLIAGAAFFLVSWLTEPQVQAAFAYVVVWFLLLGGVRPPFELQRKRRYGHAGDSDPDQLARLTNVPAVAWLLLFHTVSLCSLIGGGSWLLGL, from the coding sequence ATGGACACCACGAACGCCGCCGAGCTGTGGGACCGCGTCGTCGGCAGCCAGCCGGACCCCTCCCGCTGGCTGGTGGTCTCCGCCGGAGTCGTCGCCCTCGCCGTGGTCGTCTACCGGACGACCTGGGTGATCGCCCGAAACGCGATCACCATCGCCCACGAGGGCGGTCACGGTCTCGTGGCGCTGCTCAGCGGCCGCCGGCTGGACGGCATCCGGCTGCACTCGGACACCTCGGGCCTGACCGTTTCGCGCGGCAAGCCGACCGGTTTGGGCATGATTCTGACCGCTGCCGCGGGCTACACCGCCCCGTCGCTGCTCGGTCTCGGCGGAGCCTGGCTGCTGGCCGCGAACCACATCACCGCGCTGCTGTGGGGGGCGACCGCGCTGCTCGTCGCGATGCTGGTGATGATCCGCAACGCGTACGGGATGCTGACGGTCCTCATAGCCGGGGCGGCCTTCTTCCTCGTCTCCTGGCTGACCGAGCCGCAGGTGCAGGCCGCCTTCGCCTACGTCGTGGTGTGGTTCCTCCTCCTGGGTGGCGTACGCCCGCCCTTCGAGCTCCAGCGCAAGCGCCGCTACGGGCACGCCGGGGACTCCGATCCGGACCAGCTGGCCCGGCTCACCAACGTGCCCGCCGTCGCCTGGCTGCTGCTCTTCCACACCGTTTCGCTGTGCTCGCTGATCGGCGGCGGCAGCTGGCTGCTGGGCCTGTAG
- a CDS encoding TetR family transcriptional regulator, giving the protein MPAAREALLDAAFTALVGRPWAGVRMVDVAAAAGVSRQTLYNEFGSKEGLARALVRREADAYLTGIEAALAGPGGADPRERLTAAAQWTVRAADANPLLRAALTGCWTERLPSPEHLGPLPAQRPGAGPDPLPSPGELLGRVRDRAVTLLERDWPAEEAAALGRACETATRLALSCVVAPTGAEDVARLVRGVLPPEGPVPAGPRGSRVRPGSRATGAELNGRRRRAAGR; this is encoded by the coding sequence ATGCCCGCAGCGCGCGAAGCCTTGTTGGACGCGGCCTTCACGGCGCTCGTCGGCCGACCCTGGGCCGGGGTACGGATGGTTGACGTGGCCGCGGCCGCCGGGGTCTCCCGGCAGACTCTCTACAACGAGTTCGGCAGCAAGGAGGGGCTGGCCCGTGCCCTGGTGCGGCGCGAGGCCGACGCCTACCTGACCGGCATCGAGGCGGCGCTCGCCGGGCCGGGTGGCGCCGACCCCCGGGAGCGGCTGACGGCGGCGGCGCAGTGGACCGTACGGGCCGCTGACGCCAACCCGCTGCTGCGCGCGGCCCTCACCGGCTGCTGGACCGAGCGCCTCCCGTCGCCCGAGCACCTCGGCCCGCTGCCCGCCCAGCGGCCGGGCGCCGGCCCCGACCCGCTGCCCTCTCCCGGCGAGTTGCTCGGCCGGGTGCGCGACCGCGCGGTGACCCTGCTGGAGCGCGACTGGCCGGCGGAGGAAGCCGCGGCCCTGGGCCGTGCCTGCGAGACCGCGACCCGGCTCGCGCTGTCCTGTGTGGTCGCGCCCACCGGGGCGGAGGACGTGGCCCGCCTGGTCCGCGGAGTCCTGCCGCCGGAGGGCCCGGTGCCGGCGGGACCGCGGGGATCGCGGGTCCGGCCGGGATCGCGGGCCACCGGCGCGGAGCTCAATGGGCGGCGCCGGAGAGCTGCAGGCCGATGA